TAAAAGTAGTCATGGTCTCCGTTTTAAAGATAAATGCAATAAAAAGCACAAAAATAGGAGCAGTGTACATAAGTGTTGCTGCAATCGGTACGTTTGTGTAAGCGATACTGATGAAATAAAAACCAATATTTCCAGCCATACCAATTCCGGCCACAGATGACCAAATAACGAGTGGTTTATTAAGTGTTAACGGAGTATGTTTTCTGCATAAAAACCAAATAATTAAGAAGAGTAAGCCGATCAACGCACGAAATGCAGCAATGACGATAGGGTCCCAACCTTTATTTAATAAAAGACCTGCAACACCACCACCTATCCCCCATAAAAATGCAGCGAGGATCACAAAAAGTATACCCTGAAAAAATTCGCTTTTTTTCACAAGCACCCTCTCCTTAAGAAGCCGTATTTAAGCATTATATTAATCTTAAGAAACTGAAAGTACGGAGTGTTGACATAAAGTGAAATTATATTATAATAACGACTTCCCGCTTAAGAAAAAATAAAACGGTTAACACCACACCGGTAGTTCACTATTTATAAAAACAAAACGATTTGTTAAGCTAAAAAAGATATAGGCAAATTGATTTTAGATGGAGGATTCATACAATGACAAACAAACACATCATCTTTTTTGATATAGATGGTACGCTTTTAGACGAGGATAAAAACTTGCCTGAAAGTGCTAAAGAAGCAATTTTTTCATTAAAAGAACAAGGACATGAAGTAGCGATTGCAACGGGACGTGCACCGTTTCTGTTTGAAGATCTTCGTGAGGAACTGAGCATTGATACATACGTCAGTTACAACGGTCAGTATGTCGTATTAAATGGAGAGGTCATTTATAAAAATCCATTAAATAAAGAGGCGCTTGAGTCATTAACAGAGGTAGCAGTGTCAAATGAACATCCAGTTGTTTTTATGGATCATGAAGATATGAAGGCCAATGTTCCAGACCATGACTATATTAGTGAAAGTATTCGTAGTTTGAAGGTGAAACATTATCCAACACATGATCCAAAGTATATCGATAGAGAATTATACCAGGCATTACTATTCTGTAAGGAAGGCGAAGAAACAGGCTATGAAGAGCGATATAAAGAGTTCGACTTTATACGCTGGCACGAATTCTCTGTGGATATCCTTCCTGCGGGTGGATCGAAATCTGAAGGGATCGAAAAAATCGTTGAAAAGCTTGGTATTGCAAAAGAAAATCAAGCAGCGTTTGGAGACTCTTTAAATGACCTTGAAATGTTAACGGATATTGAAAAGAGTGTTGCGATGGGGAATGGTCATGAAAGAGCGAAAGAAGCAGCGAAGTATGAAACGAAGCCAGTGAGTGAAGATGGTATTATGCATGGGTTAAAAATGATTGGATTACTCTAATTAAGGTGCTTGTCGTTAGTTGTGGAAAGCTTCCACACTTATGACAGGCTCTTTTTAATGGAAATTAATTGAAAATTTTGGTAAAATAAAATTTGTATTTTCTGTAGCAATATATTCAATCATTTCGAGCGGGAGGGGCATAACTTGGTGAAAATGAATAATTATTTATTAATCCCTGGGGGATTACTACTTGGTTTAGGGATCGGGTTAGCACTTGGTCACCCTGGACCTGGATTGTTTATTGGGTTAGGTTCTGCGTTCGTTGTAGCAGCCATCGTGCAAATGTTTGCTAGTAAAAAGTAGAGTCAAATAACTTGATGAGTTCACTTACAAATGTGTAGGTGAACTTTTTTATACTACGAGAATCAATAAAATTATAGTCGATGACAGCCCCTGCGATTACTCGTCGCAACTCTTAGTGTAATTATAGGAGTTGAGCTTGTGACAACGAAGGCTTACTTCCACAGGGTGCGGTGACTTCAGCGTTGAACACAGAACGTGATTGACGATAGCCGAAGTTCCTCATAAGGATAAAGCATAAGCGCTTCAATGTAAGCACACTTCGCTTACTAAGAATCTCTGTAACGATAAACTATGCTTTAATACGAAAAAAGGGCGCAAAATAGCGCCCGTATAAGTTTCTATAAAACCTTGTTTTTCATTAATATACTCTATCACCGTTGAAGATCGAACTTTTGACGACAACATAGTCTACGTGACGGATGGCGTCTAGCTTACTTCCACCTGCGTAAGAAATGGATGATTGGAGGTCCTGTTGCATTTCAATAAGTGTATCCATTAATGAACCTTTATGTTCCACGTACATTTTTTTCCCTTCAACGTTCTTTTTTTCACCTTTTTGGAACTCAGAAGCAGAGCCAAAATATTCTTTATAAAGCTTTCCATCCTTATCAACCGTCTCACCAGGTGACTCTTCGTGTCCAGCAAACAGAGAACCAACCATCACCATCGTTGCACCGAAGCGAATTGATTTTGCGATGTCACCGTGTGTGCGGATCCCGCCATCAGCAATAATTGGTTTACTAGCAGCTTTTGCACACCAGCGAAGGGCAGCTAACTGCCAACCACCAGTACCGAATCCGGTTTTAATTTTCGTAATACATACTTTCCCTGGGCCAATTCCAACTTTTGTAGCATCAGCACCCGCGTTTTCTAACTCTCTGACTGCTTCAGGTGTCCCAACGTTACCGGCAATGACGAAGCTTTCAGGAAGGTATTTTTTAATATGTTGCACCATTTTTATGACTGCATTAGAGTGACCGTGCGCAATGTCAATTGTTATGAATTCTGGTGTAAGGTGTTCTTCTTTCAACTGACGAACGAACTCATACTCCTCATCCTTTACCCCAACACTTATGGAAGCATATAATCCGCGTGCCTTCATTTCTTTTATAAAAGAAATACGCGTTTCTGGTTCGAATCGATGCATAACATAGAAATAACCATTTTCGGCTAAAAATAAAGCAATCTTCTCATCTATAATCGTCTGCATATTTGCTGGGACGACTGGTAGCTTAAATGTATGCCCACCTAAAGTTACTGTAGTATCACACTCTGATCGACTGTTTACAACACACTTTGCGGGAATTAACTGAATATCTTCGTAATCAAACACATTTTCCATAACTTCCACCCCTAAAATACGAATGTTTATTTGTTTTTGTGAAATCAATGTTCGTACATAGAGTAATTTACACGATAATAAAGGTGATGTCAAAGTATTTTCATAATTTCATATAAAAAATGGACTTTTAGTATATGGATCAATTTCATAACTCAAAATAAGGTGGGAAATTCAAAATGTGAGCGTGAACTTCACTTGAGACGGACGCTTTCCCAAGGGCTTGTCTTCAGCTAACTTAGGCTTGACAACTCTTCGCCTAAGTGGATCTTCAGCTCGTTGCTCCTGCGCCACTACGCTTGCTCGTCGCAGGTAAAGAGTGCTCCTGCGGTTACTCGTCGCAGACTCCGTGCCTCTTCCTCTTCAAGCTCTTCTTGGAAGTGGATGCGTCGAGGCAGCTCGAAGAATATTCGGTGAAGCAAATGCTCGTTGCTCCTGCGGTTACTCGTCGCAGACTCCGTGCCTCTTCCTCTTCAAGCTCTTCTTGGAAGTGGATGCGTCGAGGCAGCTCGAAGAATATTCGGTGAAGCAAATGCTCGTTGCTCCTGCGGTTACTCGTCGCAGCTCGAAGCAGTTCGAAGAAGTATTGCTCGTCGCTGATTCTCT
The Bacillus shivajii DNA segment above includes these coding regions:
- a CDS encoding Cof-type HAD-IIB family hydrolase: MTNKHIIFFDIDGTLLDEDKNLPESAKEAIFSLKEQGHEVAIATGRAPFLFEDLREELSIDTYVSYNGQYVVLNGEVIYKNPLNKEALESLTEVAVSNEHPVVFMDHEDMKANVPDHDYISESIRSLKVKHYPTHDPKYIDRELYQALLFCKEGEETGYEERYKEFDFIRWHEFSVDILPAGGSKSEGIEKIVEKLGIAKENQAAFGDSLNDLEMLTDIEKSVAMGNGHERAKEAAKYETKPVSEDGIMHGLKMIGLL
- the guaC gene encoding GMP reductase, with translation MENVFDYEDIQLIPAKCVVNSRSECDTTVTLGGHTFKLPVVPANMQTIIDEKIALFLAENGYFYVMHRFEPETRISFIKEMKARGLYASISVGVKDEEYEFVRQLKEEHLTPEFITIDIAHGHSNAVIKMVQHIKKYLPESFVIAGNVGTPEAVRELENAGADATKVGIGPGKVCITKIKTGFGTGGWQLAALRWCAKAASKPIIADGGIRTHGDIAKSIRFGATMVMVGSLFAGHEESPGETVDKDGKLYKEYFGSASEFQKGEKKNVEGKKMYVEHKGSLMDTLIEMQQDLQSSISYAGGSKLDAIRHVDYVVVKSSIFNGDRVY